Part of the Spinacia oleracea cultivar Varoflay chromosome 5, BTI_SOV_V1, whole genome shotgun sequence genome, ttttaaaaaataggtTTCATTCAACCAATGCATATAAGAGCTACTTACTTGATCCATAACAAAGTCTACTCCAAGTTTCTGAAAGTATGAGATAACATCCTTAACTGTCCCAGATGCATCTGTGACCTTCGAAAACAGAAGGTATATGTCATATTCAATACTTAAAAGATATGCCATGCCATCTAACCAAGGTTATGAAGTAGAAGCAGCAGAATCAAATCATATATGGCGGACAACGATGCCCAACAAATTAACGGATGTGACATGCTTGAATAAGGTTATTCAATTCCCAGAAGAAGGTTATTGCACAAGATAATGCATGTTCTTTGTTGTACAACTACAGAGGTAGAAGTATCCCCAAATCAAATATAGAACTGGTCAATATAAAACAAAGAAGAATCAATATCCATCTTAAAGCATTCAAATTTATCACAGATGAGTTTATCAAGACATGCACAATGCACATGATACATAAATGGGTCTGCTCCATGACTCCATCCAAACAGTTGATGGAAATTTCTTGTCATATATGCTGAAACCAGCTCATAAAGAATTGCATCAAAGAGCCGATGATAGAAACAAAGTACCGGAAGTACCTGAAGATATATATCCAGAAAAAGCTCCAGGGAATTGCTCAGAAATAATCTCCATTCCAACGCCAGAACCTTAAATAACCAAGGGTTCATGTATTTAATGAAGTGAACTGCGATAGATATTTTGAAACTGACTTCGGGACTATAATGAAACACCCGCTTTCCCATCTGGGGAGATATGACAGCATCATTTTCCGTATTCATGCCAAGGTCTTCAGTTATAACCTGCACAACAACAGACACATTACTCCAcatatatttcaagattcaagataACCAGGACTTACTTCAAATATCAAACATTAAGATGAGCCTCTCACCACTCCATCACTAAGAGTTGTAAGATCCTGCAAATTTGCTTTCTTGTTCTCTGCAAAGCCAGGCGCTCACTGCAATTCCTTCACCAATAGACTTTACACTTTCAACTCCGCAACTAGGCAGGACCCCAACATAAGTTCCGCTTATGCAGCTCAACTGCAGCAGCAATGTCCATCAGGGAATGCTGGTGCCAATACTATGGTCCATATTTGACACCATATTCGCTCTGAATCTGCAAAGAAAAGCAGTCGAAATCTAATAAATAAGAGGATATGATGCTAAATTTTCTTTTGAAAAGTACTCCTCATTTTTATGTTTTGACATCTTCTGTAGTTGCTAACTTTCAGTATAAAGTCAGTAACATCCAATAAGAGTAACTTTGCCTCAAAAATGTGCTAGAGCCTTTGCAAGCATTTGCTGATAAATTTCCACATAATATAAAACACAACCTCGAGTCTTAAATTCGTAATTAGCCAACAAAAAAGGAAGGATAATTACTACTTGTAGAAGAAGACTAACCAGCAAGGACTGAGAGTAAATATTTTGGCTTGCTTGAGACAGATTTCGAGTATACTTTGAAAAGTCACCTTTCCTTAGATAGAAACGAGCAGTACTTGTTAACAGAACCCTTGTCTGCTCTATTGACATGCAAATCAGACGAATTCTTCAGGAAAAGATCCAGTAAGATTTAGACCCTACAACTTGCTGCATATTCAAGAAAAACATAAATACAGAGCAAAATTGACAGGAAAAATCACATATATTCACCCAATATTCATGAAGTAACATATTTAACCTTTGCAATACAGTTCGGCATAAAGTATAAGGAGCAGCCACGACcaagaaattaaaaaacaaatatcAAGGGGACCacaaaattagagttcttagcAATAGTTAATGACGTGAATCGAACACAATATTATCAGTCCAGCAGTCCAGCCTTCACTGTGGTAAACAAAATATGCGCAACACAACTCTTTCATATATTCTACGTATGTAATCATGTTAACAATGCACTCTCATGATCATTGCAAACGAAAACCGAAGGAAGAAAAACATTTGAATCTACATATCCTACTTTCACTTAAACATATAAAGTTCCTCTATACTAATTCATGTTAACACcttaattcaacaaattaacaacCAGTTCACAACAATTCAGAAATTTACCGACAATTCAAAGAATAATATTCTAACACAAGTGCATAATCAATTAAATCCGATCTAAAACAGGATCCATTCATAATCAAAACATCAATAATCACTACTATCAGTTATAAACTAACAGATTCAAGGAACAGGAGAGAGATTTTTTAATACCTGGAAAAGCCACTCggtattttctagggtttggagAAACACAAATTGAAATTCGACTTTCAAAATTCGCGGCGGTGGGGAGCAGCAGCAGAGACGCGGCGATAGGGAGTAGCAGCGGCCATATGAAGGTTGGGAGCAGCGGCGGAGAAGCGGCGGTCGGGAGCAGCAGCGACGACGCGATGGTGGGGGAGCAGAAGCGGCAACGCGGCGATGGGGGAGTGCGGTGTGTGCTGTGAGTGTTGAGAGTGTTGATTTCGCTCCCAGAGAACCGGAGAGGGGAAGATCGAAGAAACCAGAGAGGGGAAGAGCAGAGAACCTATGTTTTAGGAAACCagagaagaggaaggagaggagaagcgggaaataaaatattttgtgcGGGTCGTttgtaaaatgagcccgcacttgaaatTACGTGCTGCTAatttaaaatgagcccgcacttgtgaaaatgtatttttttttgtgctctcaagtgctgccaatctactaaatgagccgcacttgaagagAAGCACATGgcgatttttctactagtgacacaaatagtacgtgaacggatcaagtatttaagtgaattaaatactccatttatggatattcggaatcgacggatctcggttccagtgggagctgacatcgtcaaaaggcaaattatgaatactcctgaaacgatgatattgccggaaacggaaatatggatcggaTCGGAAATATAactattatccaagtcgtagatgttgccggaaacggaaacatggtacgtatcggaaaatattatcggaaatggaaatattgccggaatcggaaatattgtcggaattggaaatattataggaatcaaaacataattccggaatcggaaatattaaatatttgttcgaaacgaaaaataattccggaatcggaaatattaaatattgttcgaatcggaaacggattccggaatcagaaaattaatcggaagcgcgtcgtacgaaataaatatgggacgagcttgctagacgcaaggcccagcacgaagccaggcctgtgcctagcaaagcccgcgcgcagcaaggcaagcaagcagcccgccaagcaccgcaaggcccaaccaagcaacacgcaaggctaggcccagcgaggccagcaggctggcagGCCCAaagcgtgggctgcagcgctgctgggccgtgctctccgcgcgcgcgcgctttgcgcccttcgtgggctgtgcgtgtgtgtgcattgagttcgtgcatgcatcgaatccttaagcgtttaggattagttcgattaaagattattttcctaaaactacttgagttagttgttgaattaaacactaaacttaatagatttaattagtatctaattctagtaagattaggttaattaaatcctagtaggtttctagttccgataatcctaccctataaataggtgatggcaatcacaatttataataacatcaattcaagtattcatatagttttaagttaaaaactaaagttaataatttgccacaaattataatcgaataaacataaaaccttaggctaaattctagttaattgaatctaaggcggatccgaacgtgctgtggactatctacggagggactacacttggagtcctaaacttgttcttgttcggtccgggagcagctagggagggcacgctacaaatgtatgcatcctaaattatgctaatt contains:
- the LOC130461278 gene encoding 4-hydroxy-tetrahydrodipicolinate reductase 2, chloroplastic-like, which encodes MNTENDAVISPQMGKRVFHYSPEVSFKISIAVHFIKYMNPWLFKVLALEWRLFLSNSLELFLDIYLQVTDASGTVKDVISYFQKLGVDFVMDQLLHFKQMREGEMAEVNKQTMIFVLEIF